In the genome of Chryseobacterium sp. 52, the window ACTGAATTATGGGAATAATCTATCAAAAATGAGCTGTGATTTGACACAATTAAGTATATATTTGCCAAAATTTAAATTCATGAACTATAAACTTGCGCTCAATACGCAGGAGCCTAACTCTAAACTTATTTTTAACACAATCACATTTGATTCGTTCAAAGTTAATATAGTTGAAAGGTACACCGGGTCGATGAATTTTCACCCGAAATTATGTGAAGTTTTGTTTAAAGTCAGAACTTTAGATGATGTTATTGTGAAAAGAAGAGATGATAATGTAAGAGTAAAAATTAAAGGTAATGAATTTGAGATCTACCAGCAATTAATACAAAAACTGGATTCTTACGAGTATAAAAACAAACTGATCAACAGAAAAGATGTTGAGCAGGAT includes:
- a CDS encoding prevent-host-death protein, translated to MNYKLALNTQEPNSKLIFNTITFDSFKVNIVERYTGSMNFHPKLCEVLFKVRTLDDVIVKRRDDNVRVKIKGNEFEIYQQLIQKLDSYEYKNKLINRKDVEQDYVHFILSLVISHYNLN